A region of Ferruginibacter albus DNA encodes the following proteins:
- a CDS encoding tyrosine-type recombinase/integrase, whose translation MNNLQSASKDFLNYCQFEKGLNAKTIKAYKIDLNQLISFCTSKNYTIGLNCITKMELRSFLESISSLKPKTIKRKIATIKSLFNFLEFDDKILSNPFRKMKIRIKEPRTLPKVMNIVEIKSILKTVYTKLEYIKNRNSYSYLEAIRNIVLVEMLFATGARVSEIADLKTNNINLSNGSVLIKGKGNKERMVQVCNKETLHILKLYAQLKKQNLLKGNDYFLVNRLGNKISDQSIRNVIKNISKESGLLKNVTPHIFRHSFATLLLEKDVDIKYIQLLLGHSSIMTTQIYTHVNQQKQRQLLKTKHPRKDILMKNFLVMNE comes from the coding sequence ATGAACAACCTACAAAGCGCTAGTAAAGATTTTCTTAATTATTGCCAATTTGAAAAAGGACTTAATGCAAAAACGATAAAGGCTTATAAAATAGATTTAAATCAACTAATATCTTTTTGTACTTCTAAAAATTATACAATTGGATTGAACTGTATTACTAAAATGGAGTTACGAAGTTTTCTTGAGTCAATTTCGTCATTAAAACCGAAAACTATAAAAAGAAAGATAGCTACCATAAAATCATTGTTTAATTTTTTAGAATTTGATGATAAAATATTATCCAATCCTTTTCGAAAAATGAAAATAAGAATTAAAGAACCTAGAACTCTTCCTAAAGTCATGAATATTGTTGAAATAAAGAGTATTTTGAAAACTGTCTACACGAAGTTGGAGTATATAAAGAATAGAAATAGTTACTCCTATTTAGAAGCTATAAGAAACATTGTTTTAGTCGAAATGTTATTTGCTACTGGAGCAAGAGTATCTGAGATTGCAGATTTAAAGACTAATAATATCAATCTTTCTAATGGCTCTGTATTGATAAAAGGAAAAGGGAATAAAGAGCGAATGGTTCAAGTGTGTAATAAAGAAACTCTTCATATTTTAAAATTATATGCCCAATTAAAAAAACAAAACCTTCTTAAAGGGAACGATTACTTCTTAGTTAATCGTTTGGGAAATAAAATTTCTGATCAATCTATTAGAAATGTAATTAAGAATATAAGTAAAGAATCCGGTCTTCTAAAGAATGTAACACCACATATTTTTCGTCATTCATTTGCTACTCTCTTGCTCGAGAAAGATGTAGACATTAAATATATTCAATTATTACTTGGGCACAGTTCTATTATGACAACTCAAATTTATACTCATGTAAATCAGCAAAAGCAAAGACAATTGCTAAAAACCAAACATCCGCGTAAAGACATTTTAATGAAAAATTTTCTGGTAATGAATGAGTGA
- a CDS encoding class I SAM-dependent methyltransferase, with protein sequence MDSINQDEVAKKYNSIDLIWDENDKWHWYTHEVISKFITINIQNLNAENLNILNAGSAGNNYNIPDDHMFHIDIAEDKIFNIKNAIIASIENIPLGNEFFDMIICVGSVLNYCDPIKAIQEFGRVIKYDGRLIIEFENSYTLELIGKKGFNKKAVLTDTFYNHKPEKLWFFSENFIREILEENGFAILSFKRFHMLSPLIYRITKNEKFSSWFSIFDSFISYLPSVKKFSSNVILLVQKR encoded by the coding sequence ATGGATTCAATAAATCAAGATGAGGTCGCAAAAAAATACAATTCTATAGATTTAATTTGGGATGAAAACGATAAATGGCATTGGTATACACACGAGGTGATTAGCAAGTTTATTACAATAAATATACAAAATCTTAATGCTGAAAACTTAAATATCTTAAATGCAGGTTCAGCAGGAAATAATTACAATATTCCTGATGATCACATGTTTCATATTGATATAGCTGAAGATAAAATATTTAATATCAAAAATGCAATTATTGCAAGTATTGAGAATATTCCTTTGGGCAATGAATTTTTTGATATGATTATATGCGTAGGAAGTGTATTAAATTATTGCGATCCAATTAAAGCTATTCAAGAATTTGGTAGGGTTATAAAATATGATGGCAGATTAATTATAGAATTTGAAAATAGTTATACGCTTGAATTAATCGGAAAAAAAGGTTTCAACAAAAAGGCCGTACTCACTGATACATTTTATAATCATAAACCTGAAAAACTATGGTTTTTTTCAGAAAATTTTATTCGAGAGATATTGGAAGAAAATGGTTTTGCTATTCTTTCTTTTAAGAGATTTCACATGTTGTCACCCTTAATATATAGAATCACAAAAAATGAAAAATTTTCTTCTTGGTTTTCAATTTTTGATTCTTTTATTTCTTATTTGC